The window AGAACATGCGGAGCTCGGCCTGACCCCTCGACAGGCCGAGGATCGCGGTTCCGGGAAGTGTTCCGGTGCTCATGCCTTCGCTCCGATCAGGTCGAGATAGACGTCTTCCAGCGTCGGCTGGTGCACCCGCAGCCCGCTGATCTCCCGCCCGGCCAGCGCGACGACGGCGCCGGTCGGGTCATCGGTCCGGAGTTCGTGCGCGCCGGTGTGGTCGGTCCAGGTGACGGTGGCGAGCGCCGTCTCGCGCCCGCCGAGCGTCGCGGGCGTCCCCTCGGCGACGATGCGCCCGTCCGCGATCACCGCCAGACGGCTCGCGAGGGCTTCGGCCTCGTCGAGGTAGTGGGTGGTGAGCAGGATGGTCGTGCCGTCGGCGGCCAGGGTGCGGACGAGGTCCCAGAACTGGCGGCGGGCCTGCGGGTCGAACCCGGTGGTGGGCTCGTCGAGGAAGAGCAGCTCGGGATTGCCGACGATCCCTAGAGCGACGTCCAAGCGCCTGCGTTGGCCGCCGGACAACGACCTGATGCGCGCGCCTGCTTTCTCGGTAAGGCCGCAGACATCGAGGACATCGGTGATAGACCGGGGACTCGGGTAGTAACCGGCGTAGTGCTTGACGGTCTCGGCGACGGTCAACTCGGCGCTGTCGGTCGCTGTCTGAAGGACGATGCCGATGCGGGAACGCCAGTGTCGGCCCGCTTTGCCCGGGTCTTCGCCGAGGACGGTGGCTTCGCCGCTGGTGCGGTGGCGGTGGCCTTCGAGGATTTCGACGGTGGTGGTCTTGCCCGCGCCGTTGGGGCCGAGGAGGGCGAAGATTTCACCCTTGGTGACATGGAGGTCGATTCCGGCCACGGCGGTGTTGTCGCCGTAGTCCTTGCGTAAGCCGCGGACTTCGATCGCGTTCATGACTCGATCGTTTCCCGGGAGCGGGGTGCCCAGGGACGCCCGAAGCACTGAACCCCGTGTCAACCGATCGGATGACACGGGGTCCGGCGCGGGTCAGCTCAGTCGGAGTTCGACCGTGTTATCGGGGCCAGAGACGTTCGAAGTGATCACGCTGGTGAGCGGGGCGCAGCCGGTGAACGGCGCGATGGTGAAGGCGCCCGCCAGCTTGAGGTTGACGCTGGACATTTCCAGGGCGGCCGGGGTGGTGGTGCGGCACGGCGCGACCGGGATGGGGAAGCCGAAGAGGGTCAGGTCCGACAGCGTGATTCCGACGTCGGCATGCGCGGTTCGGAACGTGCCGGTCACCTTGCCGACGGGGGTGAAGCTGACCCGGGCGGTCGCGGGGAACAGGCCGTTGAGGGTCATCGTGGCGGTGGTCGGGTCGAGCTTGAGGTCGGCGGTGAAGTTGCCGGTCAGCACGTCATGATCGACCCCGAGCGTGCCGTGGAGGGCGACCGAGGTGTGGGCGGCTTTCAGGGTGGCGGTGCCCGCGAGGTTCCAGTCGTGGTGAGTCACGCGGGGGCGGGTGTGGACCGAAAGCGGTGCGCTGAATAGGGATTGGGGCGAGCGGACGGTGAAGACGTAGTCGGTGTCCGGTCGCAGGCCGGAGACGCGCACGGTGGTGCCGGGCACGGTGGCGGCCAGTTCGCCGTCGCGGAAGACCTCGTAGGCGGGCTGTCCGGTGGAGTCCCAGGCGAGTTCGACGGTGTCGAGGCCCACGTCGGTGGTGCGCAGGTTCGCGGGTGCGGCGGGCGGGGCGACCCGGATGGTGGCCAGCAAGTTGTTCTGGCCGGGATCCTGCACGCACTGGACTTCCTGGGCGATGACAATCGAGCCGTCGCTCCGGCGAAGGGTGAGGTCGAGAAGGACGTCATGGACCTTGATCGTCACCTCGCCCACATCGGGAAAGTCAAGCGGCGCGATGTAGTCGTTGAAGACCAATTCAAATTCGTCGCCCGGTGTTGGCGGTAGCGATATCCAATCGGTGGCGGATTCGGCTTCCAAAGGTCTGGCGGGGCCGACGACCGGTTGGATCCAGATGTGGGAAACCATGGTTACTTTGATGCTGGTCGCCCGGGCAAGCCGCATCATCTCTGCGACATGGTGGCCCAGTCGAAGCCGCGACTGCATAGGCGTGCGGTCCAAGTGTCGGGCCTGGGTGACCTGCTCGGGCAAGTCGGTGGCGCGGATGACCTGGGCAGGCTGGGCATCGATCAGTGGGTAGGTGCAGGTGTGGTTCGTCACGAGCTGGATCGGCTCGGCCGACGCCGAAGTGGAGCCCGCAGCCACCAGTGCGATACCAAGGGCGGCCGTGAGTAAGCGTCGGTAAATAGGTCTCGCCATTGTTCCCCATTCCCAGTCGTCAGTTCCTCGGACGCTAGGGGTGTGATGGGGGTGTGGCAATAGTGTTATCGGAAGATGTCAATAAATGAATGAGGCGCGCTCTATATTGCTGATGGAGGTGCGGATATTTCCGCCAGGAGTGAGGCCCAGGAAGAGGCGGGGAGGTGCAGGGTGCCCGCCTCGGGGGCCTTGGAGTCGCGTAGGTGGACCTCGGTCGAGTAGGCCACCTCGACGCAGGCCGCGCCGTCGCCGCTGCTGAAGCTGGATTTCCGCCACTCTGCGTGCATGCGTTTCAGCCCCGTTCGTGATCGGCCGCCATCCTGGTCAGGAAGTTCACCGAATCGGTGGAATCCAAGGCGATCTTTGCCAGCTTAACCGCCTTGTCTTGCAGCCGGCGGCTGCCGCTGGGGTTGTCGAGAAAGCCGGATGCACCACTGTGCTCGACATAGACAAGGGTCGGGGCATCGCGGAAGCTCAGGGTGAGGAAGTCGCCCGGGCTGCTGTAGCCGCCGTACTTGAACGGGATCACGCGGACCTCGACATTGGGGAGCTTCGCCCGGTCGATCAGCCAGTGGATCTGTTGCGCCATCACGAATGAGCCGCCCATCGGCCGCCGAAGCGCTCCCTCATCGAGGATCGCGACATAGGACGGTGCGGTGCGTTTGGTGAGCACCTGTTGCCGATCCAGGCGCTCGGCCAAGTGCTTCCGCATGTCGTCGGGGCGCGCGTCGCCGATGATCGCTTCGGCGTATGCGGGTGTTTGAAGCAGGCCAGGAATGTTCGCCGGGGCGAAATGGCAGATCGAGGTGGCTTGGCCTTCGAACCTGGCCAGTGCGGTCACCAGCTCCTTGAGCTGGTGGTCGGTCTCCAGCCAACCGGGCGCGGTCACTGCCTCGACCAAAGCCATGATCCGCTTGCGCTCTTTGCCCACCACGCCGTAGATCGCCAGCATGGCCGACACGTCTGCCACCGAGGCCGAACGCTTCGCGTTCTCGATTCGGTTCAGGCTCGCGCTGGAGATGCCGATTCGGGTGGCGGCTTGTCGGGTGGTCAACCCCGCACGCACGCGGAGGGCAGCCAGTTCCGTCCCCAGGGCACGCATTCGCGCCGGAAGGCGATCGCTCATCCGCCAATGTGATCAGCGGCGTGGTGTCACCGCAAACTCCACGAACGGATGAGCGATCTCCGGGGGTGAAACAGGATCACAGGTGGGCGATGTTGTCCCAGCCGTCGACCTCTTCCGGCTTGCGCGGGGCCGGGCCGATGTACTTCGCGGCCGGGCGGACCAGTTTGCCCGTGCGCTTCTGCTCCATGATGTGCGCGCACCAACCCGCCGTGCGGGCACACGTGAACATCGCGGGCATCATGTGCGGCGGGACCTCGGCGAAGTCCAGAATCACAGCGGCCCAGAACTCGACGTTCGTCTCGATCGCGCGGTCCGGGCGGCGCTCACGCAGTTCCGCCAGGGCGGCCTGCTCCAGGGCCACGGCCACGTCGTAGCGCTCGGCACCCAGTTCCTTGCAGGTGCGGCGCAGCACGCGGGCGCGCGGGTCCTCGGCCCGGTAGACCCGGTGGCCGAAGCCCATCAACCGCTCCTTGCGGTCGAGGATGCCCTTGACGAACTTGCGGGCGTCGCCGGTCTTCTCGACCTCTTCGAGCATCGGCAGCACGCGGGCCGGGGCACCACCGTGCAGCGGGCCGGACATGGCGCCGATCGCACCCGACAGCGAAGCCGCCACATCCGCGCCGGTGGAGGCGATGACGCGGGCGGTGAAGGTCGACGCGTTGAGGCCGTGCTCGGCGCCGGAGACCCAGTAGGCGTCGACCGCCTGGACGTGCTTGGGGTCGGGCTCGCCGCGCCAGCGGGTCATGAAGCGCTCGGTGATCGAGTTGCACTCGTCGATGCGCTTCTGCGGGACCGCGGGCTGGTGGATGCCGCGCGCGGACTGCGCCACATACGACAGCGCCATGACCGACGCGCGGGCGAGCTGGTCGCGCGCTTCGTCGTCGGAGATGTCGAGCAGCGGCTGGTAGCCCCAGATCGGGGCGAGCATGGCGAGACCGGCCTGCACATCGACCCGGACGTCGCCGGAGTGCACGGGCAGCGGGAACGGCTCGGCGGGCGGCAGGCCCGGCCCGAAACGGCCGTCGACCAGCAGAGCCCACACGTTGCCGAAGGTCACGTGGCCGACAAGGTCTTCGATGTCGACGCCCCGGTAGCGCAGGGCGCCACCGTCGCGGTCCGGTTCCGCGATCTCGGTCCGGAAGGCGATGACGCCTTCGAGCCCGGGGCGGAAACCGTCGTCCGGCTCCACCGCCGCCGCAAGTGTCTTATCGATGTCCTGCACCGCGTTGTGCATTGTCTCGCCTTTCGCGCCATGTCCCCGACGGATTCGCGCAGCGGCAGCGGCGTCAAGACAGGTCGCCGTCGCCGAGCACCACTGCACGGCTGGGCAAACCTTGCTCCTCATACCACCCGGTTAGCAATCGTTCACGGCGGTGTCTTCGGTCACGATCCAGTGGATCGATTAAGCTTGTTGACCTTCAACACCCTGTAACACGGGTGCCCACGATCGTCCGATCGGCGTGGCAGCTGTCACCGGGCGGGCGGTTTCCGTTCACCTCGATTACCCGTAACGTCCCTTGTCGGCGGGTTCTCACGGGTTGGCGGAGGAGATACGGATGGCGGACGGCGACATCACCTTGGCACTGCCGACCATGCGGGTGGCCTACGAACAAGGTGCGCTCACCGAAGCCGACTTGGCGACCACTTGGCACGAGCAGCTGCAGCGCTGGCTCGACGCGGCCCGCCAGGCGGGTGTCGCCGAGCCGAACGCCATGGTCCTGGCGACCGCCAACGCCGAGGGAATGCCGTCGTCGCGCGCCGTCCTGGCCAAGGGCCTCGACGAGCGTGGCCTGGTGTTCTTCACCAACTACACCTCTGCGAAGAGCCACGACCTGATGGCGACCCGGTACGCGTCGGCGACCTTCCCGTGGTTCGCGATGCACCGGCAGGTCAGCATCCGCGGCACGGTCGAGAAGGTGTCGGCCGCCGAGACCGCCGAGTACTGGGCCAAGCGCCCGCGCGGCTCGCAGCTCGGGGCCTGGGCGTCGCCGCAGTCGATCGTCGTCAACGGTCGTCCCGCCCTGGAGTCCGCGCTGGCCAACGTCGAGCGCCGGTTCGCCGACGCCGAGACCGTGCCGGTGCCACCCCATTGGGGTGGTTGGCGGATCCAGCCGGAGGTCGTCGAGTTCTGGCAGGGCAGGCAGGACCGCATGCACGACCGCCTCCGCTTCCAACTCACCCGCGACGGCTGGCGAGTACAGCGCCTCGGCCCGTAACCCACCCGTCCGGCTCGCGGTTGGTGAAAATCACGCGAGAAGTGGGCGATAGTTGTCCTAGGCTAACGAAGTGACCCTCGACGCCGAGCCTCGATCTCGATTCCGCACGATGTTCGGCAAGGCCCTCATCGACGTGCGGCCGCTGAAGATCAAGGGGTACCGCAGGCTCTGGGTCTCCACCGCCGTCACCGCCGTGGGCAGCCAGCTCACCGCCGTGGCCGTGCCCAAGCAGGTGTACGACCTCACCGGCTCGTCCGCGTGGGTCGGCATCGCGGGGGCGGTCGGCTTGGTTCCGCTCCTCGTCTTCGGCCTCTGGGGTGGGGCGATCGCGGACGCGCATGACCGGCGGACCGTCATGATCGTCACCAACATCGGGGTCGCGGTGACCTCCGGCCTGCTGTGGCTCCAAGCGTTCGTGTCGCTGGGGTCGGTGTGGACCGTGCTCGCCCTGCTCGGACTCCAACAAGCCTTCGTCGCGGTCAACATGCCCACCCGCAGTGCCGCCATCGCTCGACTGGTGCCGGAGGAGCTGATCCCGCAGGCGAACGCGCTCGGCTTCACCACCTTCACCTTCGGCATGGTGTTCGGCCCGCTCGCCGCCGGCGCGCTGATTCCGCTGCTCGGTTTGTCCACTTTGTACCTGGTGGACACCGTCGCGCTGGTGCTCGCGCTGTGGATGGTGACCCTGCTGCCCAAGCTGCCGCCGGGGGAGGGCTCATCCCGCAAAGCGGGCCTGACCGACATCGCCGACGGCTTCCGCTACCTGCGCGGCCGCAACATCCTGCTCGTCTCCTTCCTGGTCGACATCATCGCGATGGTCGCCGGGATGCCCCGAGCCCTGTTCCCGGAGATGGCCGAGCGCACCTTCGGCGACCCGCCCGGTGGCGGGCTCGCGCTGGGCTGGCTCTACGCCGCCATCCCCATCGGCTCCGCGCTCTTCGGCATCTTCTCCGGGTGGTTCGCCCGGATGCCCCGGCAGGGTGCGGTGATCACCATCTCCATCATCGTGTGGGGGCTGGCGATGGTCGGCTTCGGACTGACCACCGCGCTCTGGCTCGCGGTCGTCTTCCTGGCGATCGGCGGCGGCGCCGACCTGATCAGCGCGGTGCACCGCAGTTCCATGCTGCAAACCGAGGCCACCGACGAGATGCGCGGCCGGATGCAGGGCGTGTTCACCGTCGTGGTCGCGGGTGGACCGCGCATCGCCGACGTCCTGCACGGCTGGGGCGGCGCCGCTCTGGGCACGGCCGCGGCGGCCACGATCGGCGGGGTCCTGGTGGTGGTGTTGACGATCGCCACCGTCGTCGCGGTCCCGAAATTCTGGCGCTACCGGTTCGAACCGCGGGCGGTCAGTGTTTGACCTTGTGCGACGGTAGTCGGTGGGACAGTCTCTAGTGCATGGTTGACCAACCGAAATCGATCATCGTCGAGTCCGGGGGCCAGGCACAACCCGAACTCAAGCGGGTCATCGGACCCGGGCTGCTGCTGTTGTTCGTGGTCGGCGACATCATCGGCACGGGCGTGTACGCGCTCACCGGGACGGTCGCGGGCAAGGTCGGCGGTGCCCTGTGGCTGCCGTTCCTGATCGCGTTCCTCGTCGCCTTCCTGACCGCGTTCAGCTACTTGGAACTGGTCGGCAAGTACCCGCGCGCGGCCGGTGCGGCGCTCTACACGCACCGCGCGTTCAAGATCCAGTTCCTGACGTTCATGGTCGCGTTCGCCGTGATGTCGTCGGGCATCACCTCCGCGGCGTCGGCCGCGCAGGCGTTCGGCAACACCTACCTGCGCAAGCTGATGGGCGACTCGCTCACCATCCCGACCGTGTGGATCGCGATCGGGTTCATCCTGCTGCTGGCCGCGGTCAACTTCCGCGGTGTCGCGGAATCGCTGTGGGCCAACGTGGTCCTGACGATGATCGAGCTGTCCGGCCTGCTGATCGTGATCGTGATCGGCTTCTACGCGATCACCCAAGGCCAGGGCGAGCCCAGCCGCCTGCTGGAGATCGACACCGCCAACCAGACCCCGTTCATCGCGGTCGCCTCCGCCACGGCGCTGGCGTTCTTCGCGATGGTCGGCTTCGAGGATTCGGTCAACATGGCCGAGGAGTGCCGCGAACCCGTCCGCATCTTCCCCAAGGCGATGCTGATCGGCATGGGTGTCGCGGCCACGATCTACGTGCTGGTCGCCCTCACGTCCTCGCTCCTGCTGCCCGCCAACGAGTTGTCGGCGGCGAAGAGCGACGCGCTGCTGCGGGTCGTCTCGGCCGGGGCGCCGGACTTCCCGCTGTGGGTGTTCGCGCTGATCGGCCTGCTGGCGGTCATCAACTCGGCGCTGATCAACATGCTGATGGCGAGCCGACTCGTCTACGGCATGGCCAACGAGCGGATCATCCCGCGCGCGTTCGGGACCGTGCACCCGTTCCGCCGCACGCCGTGGGTGTCGATCCTGTTCACCAGCCTGATCGCGGTGGGCCTGGTGGCATCGGTCGACATCACCCTGCTCGGCGGGACGACGTCGCTGTTGCTGCTGCTGGTGTTCACCGTGGTCAACGTGGCCGTGCTCGTGCTTCGCAAGGACCCGGTGGCGCACAAGCACTTCCGCGCGCCGACGATCGTCCCGGTGATCGGCGCGGTCACCTGCGCCTTCCTGGCGAGCCCGCTGTCGGGCAGGCCCGCCAGGGAGTACGGCATCGCCGCGATCCTGCTGGCGATCGGGGTCGTGCTGTGGGGCGTCAACCAGTTGCTGTTCCGGTCCCGCGTGTCAGACGACTGAGCCGGTCAGGCGGCGCAGTTCGACGGCGTCGTGCGCGGAGAACACGGTGACCTCGTCGCCGTGGTCGCGGACCAGGTCCCGCAGCCGGGCCTGGTTCGCGACCCGCGCCTTGCCGTCCACCTGCATGATCTTCTCGAACGCGCTCATCAGCGGCGGGCAGTTCGGGTTCACCGGGTCGATCTCGCCCCGGTTGAAGTACGCGTCGCCCGCGTGCAGCAGCCAGCCCGAGCCGGTGTCGACCGCGACGCCGACATGGCCGCGCGTGTGGCCTTCCAGTGGCACCAGCAGGAAGTCCTCGGGCAGCCCGACCAGGCCGCGGACCGCGCGCATGCCGAACCACTCGTCGCCGCCACCTGCCTGGTAGAGCTCCCACTTCGGGCCGTGGGCCCACTGCGCGGCGCGGAACCGCTGCCGCTCGCGCACGGTCGCCTGGGCGGTCGCGACCGTGTGCTCGGGCTCATACACGTGGACGGTCGCGCTCTGGAAGTCGCGCAGGCCGCCCGCGTGGTCGAGGTCCATATGCGTCAGGATGATGTGCCGGACGTCGGATGCCTTGTGGCCCAACGCCTCCACCTGCCGGATCGCCGACGTCGACGGGTCGGCCAGCGGACGGACCAGGTGCACGAACTCGCGGGGGAGTGAGCCCGGCAGCCGCGCCAGGTCGGTCTCGCCGAAGCCGGTGTCGACCAGGACCAGGCCCTGCTCGCTCTCGATGAGCAGCACATGGCAGACCATGTTCGCCATGCGGAACAGGCCGGGCTCCCCGTCGAGCAGCTTGCCGCCCGGCGGGCGCATCGAACCGCAGTTCAGGTGGTGTACGCGCACGTTCAGCGTCCTTTCAACAGTGTTCGCATGGTCGTGCCGACCGCATAAAGGGGTGCGGTGTCGCGGCGGGTGCGGGCCAGCAGCTGCGCGCCCTCCAGGGCGGCGAGCAGCGTGGTCGCGACGTTTTCGGCGTCGGGGATGTCGTGTGCCGCGAGGAAGTCGCGCACCACGCCCTGCCAGGAGGCGAACGCGGACACGCAGGCTTCCCGCACGACGTCGCCACCATCCGGCGCGACCGTCCCGATAGGACAGCCACGGCTGAAGTCGGAGGCGACGAGATGCTCGGCGAGCCCCTGGATCACCGCGTCGAGGCCTGCCACCGGGTCGGCGGCGCCGTCGAGGGTCGCGGAGACCCAGTCGCACAGCTCGCCCGCCGCGAGCGCGACCGCTTCGGCGGCGAGCTGCTCTTTGCCGCCGGGGAAGTGGAAGTAGAGCGAGCCCTTGGGGAGGCCGCCTTCGGCGAGGACCTGGTTGAGGCCCGTGCCGTGGTAGCCCTGGGTGCGGAACAGGGTCGCCGCGGTCCGCAGCGTCCGTTCGCGAGTGTCGGTGCGCCTGCCCATGCGCCGTACTATACAGACCGGTCTAGTAATGTCGAGCCCGCGTAGGCTCCTGACGCATGGCCGATGAGTACGAGATCACGTATGCCGGAGCCCGGGCCGTCATCACCGCCACCGGCGCGACCCTGCGCGTCTTCGAGGTCGACGGCGTGTCCTATCTGGAGACCTTCCCCGAGGACGAGTCCGCGCCGATGGGATCGGGCGCGGTCCTGATCCCGTGGCCGAACCGCACCGCGGGTGCGGAGTGGACCTACCGCGGCGAGCCGCAACACCTCGAAGTCACCGAACCCGCGCGCGGCAACGCCAGCCATGGCTTGGTGCGCAAGGAAACCTGGGCCGCCACTGTGGAGGAGGACTCATCGGTCACGCTCGAGCTGACCGTCGGCGAGCGTCCCGGCTGGCCGTTCCGGTTCCGCACCACGGTCACCTACGCGCTCGACATCGAGGGCCTCGCGGTCACCCACACCGTCCACAATCTGGCCGACCTGCCGATGCCCTTCGGCGTCGGCGCCCACCCCTACCCGCGGCCGGGGCGGTCCGACGCCGACGACTGCGTCCTGACGCTCGCCGCCACCACGCACCTCCCGCTCGACCCGGAGCGCATGGTGCCCACCGGCCCGGCCGTCCCGGACGACTCGTTCGCCGACGGCAAGCCGTTGCGCGGCACCACCCTCGACGACGCGTTCGGCGGCTGCGTCCCCGGACTCGACGGCCTGGTCCGCCACTCGCTGCGCGGACCGGACGGCGGCGTGGAGCTCTGGGCGGACCCGGTGTTCGGCTGGGTGCAGGTGTACACGCCGGATTCGTTCCCCGGCAAGGAATCCGGCCGCGCCGTCGCGATCGAGCCGATGACGTGCCCCCCGGACGCGCTCAACTCCGGCACCGATCTGCTGGAGGTCCGGCCGCGCGAAACGTGGTCGGCGTCGTGGGGTCTTCGACCACTAAGGTCGAGCCTGTGACTATCGCGGTAACCAATGGCTATGTGGTCCCAGTGGATGGCGAGCCCATCGACGGCGGAACGGTCCTGATCGACAACGGCAAGATCGTCGCCGTCGGCGCGGACGTCGAAGTGCCCGAGGGCGCGGAGATCGTCGACGCCACCGGATCGTGGGTGCTGCCGGGATTCGTCGAGGCGCACGCCCATGTCGGCGTCTACGAGGAGGGCGAGGGCTGGGCGGGGCAGGACACCAACGAGATGACCGACCCGGTCACCGCGAAGGTCCGCGCCATCGACGCCATCAACCCCGACGACGAGGGCTTCCGCGACGCGCTGTCCGGCGGGGTCACCACGCTGGTGGTGAAACCGGGTTCCGGCAACGTGATCGGCGGGCACACGGTCGCGGTGAAGGCCTGGGGCCGCACCGTCGAGGACATGCTGCTGCGGGACCCGGTGAGCATGAAGAGCGCGCTCGGCGAGAACCCGAAGCGCGTCTACGGCGACAAGAAGGTCATGCCGTCGACCCGGCTCGGCGTCGCCGCGATCATCCGCGAGGCGCTGACGAAGGCGCAGGACTACAAGGCGCGCAAGGAACACGCGGCGGGCGAGGGCAAGCCGTTCGACCGCGACCTCACCAACGAGGCGCTGGTCGCGGTGCTCGACGGCGACGTGCCGTGGTGCCAGCACTCGCACCGGGCCGACGACATCGCCACCGCGATCCGGCTCGCCGACGAGTTCGGCTACCGGCTGGTGATCAACCACGGGACCGAGGCGCACCTGCTGGCCGACCTGCTCGCCGAGCGGGACATCCCGGTGGTGACCGGGCCGCTGATCGTCGGCCGGTCCAAAGTGGAGGTCCGCAGGCGCGACTTCCGCAACCCCGGCATCCTGGCCCGCGCGGGCGTGCGGATCGCGCTGACCACCGACGCGCCGGTCGTGCCCATCAACTTCCTGGTGCACCAGGCGACCTTCGCGGTGAAGGAAGGTCTCGACCCGGTCGAGGCGATCCGCTCGATCACCGTGAACCCGGCGGAGATGCTCGACCTCGGCGACCGCGTGGGCGCGCTCAAGCCCGGTCTCGACGCCGACATCGTGATCTGGTCCGGCGACCCGCTCGACGTGATGAGCCGGGCGATGCGCGTGTTCATCGAGGGCCGCGAGGTCTACCACTTCGACGAGACCACCGGGCTCGGCGTCACGAAGAACGCCTTCTACACGGAGGCTATGCCGACGAGTTGACGACCTGGAGGACGGTGCGCTC is drawn from Actinokineospora alba and contains these coding sequences:
- a CDS encoding amidohydrolase, with protein sequence MTIAVTNGYVVPVDGEPIDGGTVLIDNGKIVAVGADVEVPEGAEIVDATGSWVLPGFVEAHAHVGVYEEGEGWAGQDTNEMTDPVTAKVRAIDAINPDDEGFRDALSGGVTTLVVKPGSGNVIGGHTVAVKAWGRTVEDMLLRDPVSMKSALGENPKRVYGDKKVMPSTRLGVAAIIREALTKAQDYKARKEHAAGEGKPFDRDLTNEALVAVLDGDVPWCQHSHRADDIATAIRLADEFGYRLVINHGTEAHLLADLLAERDIPVVTGPLIVGRSKVEVRRRDFRNPGILARAGVRIALTTDAPVVPINFLVHQATFAVKEGLDPVEAIRSITVNPAEMLDLGDRVGALKPGLDADIVIWSGDPLDVMSRAMRVFIEGREVYHFDETTGLGVTKNAFYTEAMPTS